A single region of the Pontibacter kalidii genome encodes:
- a CDS encoding STAS domain-containing protein, which produces MREELVVRRMGDLVVMSLHGACGSSVLGQLEVKCREEILRRTKHILLDCQYVTSLHPTALKTLLSKTSEAEKAGINLVLYQVHPDQAREIQDSGLDAVLHIKKDFQDAYLHCKAKEAAGRAVL; this is translated from the coding sequence ATGAGAGAGGAGCTGGTGGTACGGCGAATGGGAGACCTGGTGGTAATGAGTCTTCATGGCGCGTGTGGCAGCAGTGTGCTAGGGCAGTTGGAAGTAAAATGTCGCGAGGAGATCCTCCGCCGTACAAAGCATATCCTCCTGGATTGCCAGTATGTCACCTCCCTTCACCCGACCGCACTGAAGACTTTACTCAGCAAAACGTCCGAGGCCGAAAAGGCAGGCATCAACCTGGTGCTCTACCAGGTACACCCGGACCAGGCCAGAGAAATACAGGACTCTGGCCTGGACGCCGTACTGCACATCAAGAAGGATTTTCAGGACGCCTACCTACACTGTAAGGCCAAAGAGGCCGCCGGCAGGGCTGTCCTTTAG
- a CDS encoding response regulator transcription factor produces MTENSTIRTIITDDHRIIREGLRSLLERDGEIEVVGEAGNGQELLQLLKHTAADVVLMDVCMPVMDGFEALQHLKKLYPDLGVIVLTMLDSPATLHRLMESGAIGYLLKDTGADELCTAIKLASKGTPFISSGMSMKIVQKAMQPAEAGGTPADSRMLSKREREVLALIAEGYTNVEIAEKLFTSKRTIETHRQNILEKTQAKNTPNLIKYAIQHNLIDLDS; encoded by the coding sequence ATGACTGAAAACAGCACCATCAGAACAATCATCACCGACGACCATAGGATAATAAGAGAAGGGCTGCGCTCTTTATTGGAGCGCGACGGTGAGATAGAAGTGGTAGGGGAGGCTGGCAATGGCCAGGAACTCCTGCAGTTACTGAAGCACACAGCAGCAGATGTGGTGCTGATGGATGTGTGCATGCCTGTAATGGACGGCTTTGAGGCATTGCAGCACCTAAAGAAGCTATACCCTGACCTAGGGGTGATCGTGCTGACCATGCTGGACAGCCCCGCCACCCTGCACCGGCTGATGGAAAGCGGCGCCATCGGTTACCTCCTAAAAGACACAGGCGCCGACGAGCTTTGCACGGCTATAAAATTGGCATCCAAAGGCACCCCCTTCATCAGCTCGGGTATGTCTATGAAAATCGTTCAGAAAGCGATGCAGCCTGCAGAGGCGGGCGGCACACCGGCGGATAGCAGGATGCTGTCGAAGCGGGAGCGGGAAGTGCTGGCGCTAATCGCTGAGGGGTACACCAACGTTGAGATCGCAGAGAAGCTCTTCACCAGCAAGCGCACCATCGAAACACACCGCCAGAACATCCTGGAGAAGACGCAGGCCAAGAACACGCCTAACCTGATCAAGTACGCCATCCAGCATAACCTTATCGACCTGGACTCTTAA